In Aerococcus loyolae, a genomic segment contains:
- a CDS encoding ABC transporter substrate-binding protein: MMKKYLRYLAAGLLTCTLAACSNQGNESSSEKVDVGIIQYMEHDSLQRAKEGFQDSLKEAGYEEGKNLEIEFHNSQGDQSNLQSITQQLKGKKDLILSIATPAAQAMLNTDKETPQLFTAVTDPVGAKLVESMEKPGKNMTGTSDMAPVGDVVDLLLKADPSIKTIGILYNSSEVNSEVQYEQAKEYIESKGLKVESMTVTSTNDVQQATKILAEKVDGIYLPTDNTIANTIQTIGKVLMETKTPSVAAFDAAIEGSLCAYGVDYYKLGQQTGNIAVDILKGDKKPEETPVEMSKDLVVKVNDEMAAALGMDSEELKARLKE; this comes from the coding sequence ATGATGAAAAAATATTTACGTTATCTAGCAGCAGGTTTATTAACCTGTACATTAGCCGCCTGTTCTAATCAAGGCAATGAAAGCAGCTCTGAAAAGGTTGATGTGGGGATTATCCAATACATGGAGCACGATTCCTTACAAAGAGCAAAAGAAGGTTTCCAAGATAGCTTGAAAGAGGCTGGTTATGAAGAAGGCAAGAATTTAGAAATTGAATTCCATAACTCCCAAGGTGACCAGTCTAACTTGCAAAGCATTACCCAACAATTAAAAGGGAAAAAGGACCTGATTTTAAGTATTGCTACTCCAGCTGCACAAGCCATGCTGAACACTGACAAGGAGACCCCGCAATTATTTACGGCAGTGACTGATCCGGTCGGCGCTAAATTAGTTGAAAGTATGGAAAAACCGGGTAAAAATATGACCGGTACTAGTGATATGGCTCCTGTCGGTGATGTTGTTGATTTATTATTAAAGGCTGATCCATCCATCAAAACCATCGGGATTTTATATAATTCAAGTGAAGTAAATTCAGAAGTTCAATATGAACAAGCCAAGGAATATATTGAATCCAAGGGCTTAAAGGTTGAAAGTATGACGGTGACATCAACTAATGATGTGCAACAAGCGACTAAAATCTTAGCAGAAAAAGTAGATGGAATTTACCTTCCAACAGATAACACGATTGCTAATACCATTCAAACGATCGGTAAAGTCTTAATGGAAACTAAGACACCATCAGTAGCCGCTTTCGATGCTGCTATCGAAGGTTCCCTATGTGCCTATGGGGTAGACTACTATAAATTGGGACAACAAACCGGGAATATAGCAGTAGATATTCTCAAGGGCGATAAAAAGCCTGAAGAAACCCCAGTAGAAATGTCTAAGGACCTAGTCGTTAAGGTAAATGATGAAATGGCTGCTGCCCTGGGAATGGATAGTGAAGAATTAAAGGCGCGATTAAAAGAATAG
- the rbfA gene encoding 30S ribosome-binding factor RbfA — protein sequence MSTNRRVERVSQEILREVNSILRKEVKDPRVKNITITDVDLTGDLQNATIYYSTLSDSQSEHEKVQKGLDKVSGLVRSLLGQRLRIYKTPEVVFKRDESIEYGQRIDQLLAQLNKED from the coding sequence ATGTCTACGAATCGTCGCGTAGAACGAGTTAGTCAAGAAATCTTACGCGAAGTTAACTCGATTCTGCGTAAAGAAGTTAAAGATCCTCGTGTCAAAAATATTACCATTACTGATGTTGATTTAACTGGTGATTTACAAAACGCTACCATCTATTATTCCACCTTATCCGATTCACAAAGTGAACATGAAAAAGTGCAAAAGGGACTTGATAAGGTCAGTGGCTTAGTACGTTCGTTGTTAGGTCAACGCTTACGTATTTATAAGACACCAGAAGTTGTCTTTAAGCGTGATGAATCGATTGAATATGGTCAACGTATTGACCAGTTATTGGCTCAGTTAAATAAAGAAGATTAA
- the infB gene encoding translation initiation factor IF-2 — MSKKRVYEYAKEKNISSKELLASAKKAGLSYTSHMSSMTDEDIQTMEKYFAKEKSQPKQKEPSQEKQGNKQSQSEKAGKKQEKHSNHNQGEKKPANKQAEKGQDHKKKDGQSGKNSQTNANKKVNKKNNKKNRRKNNKQSKYEDKHLKHNQRKKVQHNNSSAPSRKKKESPEKIEFTDGMTVAELAKKIKRSPADIIKSLMMLGVMANQNQALDSDTIQLILAEYGIEAEEKVIIDPTDFDHYFEEAKEEKADNLEERPAVVTIMGHVDHGKTTLLDYLRHANVVEGEAGGITQHIGAYQVHANDKEITFLDTPGHAAFTTMRSRGADVTDIVVIVVAADDGVMPQTVEAINHAKAAEVPIIVAVNKIDKPQANPDRVKQELTEYELIPEEWGGDTIFVNISAKFGENIDELLEMILLVAEVEELKANPNRNALGSVIEAELDAHRGAVATILVQEGTLHQGDAIVVGDTYGRVRTMTNDQGRRIKSAGPSTPIEITGLQEAPQAGDRFVVFDDEKTARNIGERRAQQAQELRRHQTHKVTLDNLFDTIKEGEMKTVNIIIKADVQGSVEAIASSMKKIDVEGVKVDIIHGAVGAINESDVSLAAASNAVIIGFNVRPTPTAKTQAQEEEVEIRLHNVIYNALQEVEDAMKGQLDPEYKEEITGYVTIRETYHVSKLGTIGGGYVTDGYIERNSKIRLIRDNIVIYEGQLSSLRRFQDDVKQVNKGYECGLMIEDYNDIKVDDQIEAYHMVEVKR, encoded by the coding sequence ATGTCAAAAAAACGTGTCTATGAATATGCAAAAGAAAAAAATATTTCTAGTAAGGAGTTATTAGCTAGTGCTAAAAAGGCTGGATTATCCTACACTAGCCATATGTCTTCGATGACTGATGAAGATATCCAAACCATGGAAAAGTATTTTGCAAAGGAAAAAAGTCAGCCTAAGCAAAAAGAACCTAGCCAAGAAAAACAAGGCAATAAGCAATCTCAGTCTGAAAAAGCTGGTAAAAAACAAGAAAAGCATAGTAATCATAACCAAGGCGAGAAAAAACCTGCTAATAAGCAAGCAGAAAAAGGCCAAGACCATAAAAAGAAAGACGGTCAATCCGGCAAGAATAGCCAAACAAATGCTAATAAAAAGGTCAATAAGAAAAACAATAAAAAGAATCGCCGTAAAAATAACAAGCAATCAAAATATGAGGACAAGCATTTAAAACATAATCAACGTAAAAAAGTGCAACATAATAATTCTTCAGCTCCCAGCCGCAAGAAAAAAGAAAGTCCAGAAAAAATTGAATTTACTGACGGCATGACCGTCGCTGAGTTAGCCAAAAAAATCAAACGGTCTCCAGCAGATATTATTAAGAGTTTGATGATGCTAGGTGTCATGGCCAACCAAAACCAAGCTTTGGATTCAGATACTATTCAATTAATTTTAGCTGAATATGGGATTGAAGCTGAAGAAAAGGTTATTATTGATCCTACTGACTTCGACCACTATTTCGAAGAAGCTAAAGAAGAAAAAGCGGATAATTTAGAAGAACGTCCAGCCGTTGTAACCATTATGGGTCACGTTGACCATGGGAAGACTACCTTACTAGATTACTTAAGACACGCCAACGTGGTTGAGGGGGAAGCTGGTGGCATTACCCAACATATTGGTGCCTACCAAGTCCATGCTAATGACAAAGAAATTACCTTCTTAGATACACCGGGGCACGCGGCCTTCACTACCATGCGTTCACGTGGAGCTGACGTTACCGATATTGTTGTCATTGTTGTAGCAGCTGATGATGGTGTTATGCCACAAACTGTTGAAGCCATTAACCACGCCAAGGCCGCTGAAGTACCTATTATTGTGGCAGTCAATAAAATTGATAAACCACAGGCTAACCCTGACCGCGTTAAACAAGAATTAACCGAATATGAGTTGATTCCAGAAGAATGGGGTGGCGATACCATATTTGTTAATATTTCAGCCAAGTTTGGTGAAAATATTGATGAATTACTTGAAATGATTCTCTTAGTGGCTGAAGTGGAAGAACTTAAAGCCAACCCTAACCGCAACGCCCTTGGTTCTGTGATTGAAGCGGAATTAGATGCCCATCGCGGTGCCGTAGCGACTATTTTGGTTCAAGAAGGGACTTTACACCAAGGAGATGCTATTGTTGTAGGAGACACTTATGGACGGGTTCGTACCATGACTAACGATCAAGGTCGTCGGATTAAGTCAGCTGGGCCTTCAACGCCAATTGAAATTACTGGTCTACAAGAAGCTCCTCAAGCAGGCGACCGTTTTGTGGTCTTCGATGATGAAAAGACTGCTAGAAATATTGGTGAACGTCGTGCCCAACAAGCTCAAGAATTACGCCGCCATCAAACTCATAAGGTGACCCTCGATAATCTGTTTGATACGATTAAAGAAGGCGAAATGAAGACGGTTAATATTATTATTAAGGCCGATGTCCAAGGGTCAGTAGAAGCGATTGCCTCCAGTATGAAAAAAATTGATGTTGAGGGCGTTAAGGTTGATATTATTCATGGTGCTGTCGGTGCCATTAACGAGAGTGATGTATCCTTAGCGGCAGCTTCCAATGCAGTTATTATTGGTTTCAATGTCAGACCAACGCCGACAGCTAAAACCCAAGCCCAAGAAGAAGAAGTCGAAATTCGTCTTCATAACGTGATCTACAACGCGCTTCAAGAAGTTGAAGATGCAATGAAAGGTCAGTTAGATCCAGAATATAAAGAAGAAATTACGGGTTATGTAACAATTCGGGAAACCTACCATGTTTCTAAGTTAGGAACTATCGGTGGAGGTTATGTCACGGATGGTTATATCGAAAGAAACAGTAAGATCCGTTTAATTCGCGATAATATTGTTATCTACGAAGGCCAATTATCTTCCTTACGTCGTTTTCAAGACGATGTTAAACAAGTGAACAAAGGTTATGAATGTGGGCTGATGATTGAAGACTATAACGATATAAAAGTGGACGATCAAATCGAAGCCTACCATATGGTAGAAGTGAAGCGTTAA
- a CDS encoding ABC transporter permease, translating into MDLLISSVSQGMMWSILAIGVYITFRILGLADLSAEGSFPLGAAVCAKLLVNQVPPLLAVLAALLAGALAGFLTGFMTTKMKIPALLAGILTMTGLYSVNLRVMGQANTPLLGEKTLLTSIENLGLSTTWSPFLLGLLTVMVIVLGLVIFMGTEYGLGLIATGDNALMAEANGIRTDHVQLVGYMISNALIALSGALIAQYNGYADLSMGTGTIVIGLAAIVIGEVLLSQVKLPSRLLSIILGAIIYRVIIDLIMKYIPILPSDIKILSAIVLAIILWGPQVEWKTKKSARLND; encoded by the coding sequence ATGGATTTATTGATATCTAGTGTTTCGCAAGGAATGATGTGGTCAATTTTGGCCATAGGGGTATATATTACTTTTAGAATCTTAGGCTTAGCCGACTTATCGGCAGAGGGAAGTTTTCCCTTGGGTGCGGCTGTCTGTGCTAAATTATTAGTCAATCAGGTCCCCCCCTTATTAGCGGTTCTAGCAGCCCTTCTAGCAGGCGCTCTGGCTGGCTTTCTAACCGGCTTCATGACCACAAAAATGAAAATACCGGCCCTCTTAGCAGGTATCTTAACCATGACCGGTCTTTATTCTGTTAACTTAAGAGTTATGGGGCAAGCCAATACCCCTCTACTAGGAGAAAAAACCTTGTTAACTTCAATAGAGAACTTAGGCTTATCGACAACATGGTCACCATTTTTACTAGGCTTATTAACCGTCATGGTTATTGTTTTAGGACTTGTGATTTTTATGGGAACTGAGTACGGATTGGGTTTAATTGCAACTGGTGATAATGCCTTAATGGCAGAAGCTAACGGGATTCGGACGGACCACGTGCAATTAGTAGGCTACATGATTTCTAATGCCTTAATTGCTCTATCAGGGGCTTTAATCGCTCAGTATAACGGCTATGCTGACTTATCAATGGGAACCGGAACCATCGTCATTGGTCTAGCTGCCATTGTGATTGGCGAAGTCTTATTAAGCCAAGTAAAATTACCGAGTCGTTTATTGTCAATTATTTTGGGAGCGATTATCTACCGAGTAATTATCGACTTAATCATGAAATATATTCCGATTTTACCAAGTGATATCAAGATACTATCCGCCATAGTCTTAGCAATTATCCTATGGGGCCCACAAGTAGAGTGGAAGACTAAGAAAAGCGCTCGCTTAAATGATTAA